The following coding sequences are from one Formosa haliotis window:
- a CDS encoding M16 family metallopeptidase, whose translation MKTKISLLLVLFLMSVGLQAQIDRSKQPEAGPAPKITLKTPHEFELKNGIKVLVVENHKLPKVTYSLRIDNKPITEGNKAGVASLLSSMLGNGTTSIPKDKFNDEIDFLGARLSFSSSGAYGSSLTKYSNRILELMADAAINPLLTEEEFQKEKQQLIESLKSQEKSVDAIAGRVGSALSFGKNNPFGEFITEETINNVTLEDVKNFYHTYFLPNHAYLVVVGDIDEKTAKKEITKHFGKWKKGAEPNTSVPAITPNVAKTQIDFIDMPNAVQSNVVVTNNVDLKMSDPDYFAAKIANYILGGGGEGYLFKNLREKHAYTYGAYSSIDASRYNGGRFDASSQVRNAVTDSAVVQILNEIKRIKTEPVDQKDLESAKAKYVGSFVMALERPETVADYALNIKLNNLPKDFYETYLEKVNAVTPADIQKAANKYFEADNSRIIVVGKGSEVIENLEKTGIPVKYYDTYATPIDKPNYQSAVPAGVTANKVLENYLTAIGGKEKLDKVTSLVIKYEAEAMGSKIISEEKRTAGHLAQNVYMNDNLMMAMVVSPEEVFVKQGGAKNPIPAEMAADMKLASGLFIEQNLLAAGTAKLAGTEDVEGKKAYKVEVPGTTVSYALFYDVETGLKVKESQVISMGGQSQTQDALLKDYKAFDGILFPSTKESSQMGQPINSKLTEVLVNSGVADEDFK comes from the coding sequence TCTGTTGGGCTACAAGCACAAATAGACAGATCGAAACAACCAGAAGCGGGGCCAGCACCAAAAATTACGCTGAAAACACCTCACGAATTTGAATTAAAAAACGGAATTAAAGTACTTGTAGTAGAAAACCACAAACTACCAAAAGTTACTTATTCGTTAAGAATAGACAACAAACCAATTACAGAAGGTAACAAAGCTGGGGTGGCAAGTTTACTTTCTTCTATGTTAGGAAACGGAACAACTAGCATTCCTAAAGATAAATTTAACGATGAAATTGATTTCTTAGGGGCACGATTATCTTTTAGTTCTTCTGGAGCTTACGGAAGTTCTTTAACCAAATACTCAAATCGTATTTTAGAATTAATGGCCGATGCTGCCATAAACCCATTACTTACTGAGGAAGAATTTCAGAAAGAAAAACAACAACTTATAGAGAGCTTAAAATCTCAAGAAAAAAGTGTAGATGCTATTGCCGGACGTGTTGGTAGCGCATTATCTTTCGGGAAAAATAATCCGTTTGGAGAGTTTATTACTGAAGAAACCATAAACAATGTTACGTTAGAAGATGTTAAGAATTTCTATCATACTTACTTCTTACCAAACCACGCCTATTTAGTAGTGGTTGGAGATATAGATGAAAAAACAGCAAAGAAAGAGATTACAAAACATTTTGGTAAATGGAAAAAAGGAGCAGAACCTAATACTTCTGTCCCAGCTATTACACCAAATGTAGCTAAAACTCAAATCGATTTTATCGACATGCCAAATGCAGTACAATCTAACGTAGTTGTAACTAACAATGTAGATTTAAAAATGTCTGATCCAGATTATTTTGCTGCTAAAATTGCAAACTACATTTTAGGTGGTGGTGGTGAAGGTTACTTATTTAAAAACCTTCGTGAAAAACATGCTTACACTTATGGTGCATATTCATCTATAGACGCTAGTCGCTATAATGGTGGTCGTTTTGATGCCAGTTCGCAAGTAAGAAATGCTGTTACAGACAGTGCTGTAGTTCAAATATTAAATGAAATAAAAAGAATTAAAACAGAGCCTGTAGACCAAAAAGATTTAGAAAGTGCTAAAGCGAAATATGTAGGTAGCTTTGTTATGGCTTTAGAAAGACCTGAAACAGTTGCCGATTATGCTTTAAACATTAAACTAAATAACTTACCTAAAGACTTTTACGAAACTTACTTAGAAAAAGTAAATGCCGTAACACCTGCAGATATACAAAAAGCAGCTAACAAATATTTCGAGGCCGATAATTCTCGTATAATTGTAGTAGGTAAAGGTAGTGAAGTTATAGAAAATCTAGAAAAAACTGGAATTCCTGTAAAATACTACGACACGTATGCAACTCCTATAGACAAGCCTAATTACCAAAGTGCTGTACCTGCAGGCGTAACTGCTAATAAGGTTTTAGAAAATTATTTAACAGCAATTGGTGGGAAAGAAAAATTAGACAAAGTAACCTCTTTAGTTATTAAATACGAAGCAGAGGCTATGGGATCGAAAATTATTTCTGAAGAAAAACGAACTGCCGGACATTTAGCACAAAACGTGTATATGAATGATAATTTAATGATGGCAATGGTAGTTTCTCCTGAAGAAGTTTTTGTAAAACAAGGTGGAGCTAAAAATCCAATCCCAGCAGAAATGGCGGCAGATATGAAACTTGCTTCTGGTTTATTTATTGAACAAAATCTATTAGCTGCAGGAACTGCAAAATTAGCAGGCACCGAAGATGTAGAAGGTAAGAAAGCTTACAAAGTAGAAGTTCCTGGTACTACAGTTTCATACGCTCTATTTTACGATGTTGAAACAGGATTAAAAGTTAAGGAATCTCAAGTAATCTCAATGGGTGGTCAATCTCAAACTCAAGACGCTCTTTTAAAAGATTACAAAGCTTTTGATGGTATTTTATTTCCTTCAACTAAAGAGAGCTCTCAAATGGGGCAACCTATTAACTCTAAGCTTACAGAAGTTTTAGTAAACTCTGGTGTAGCCGACGAAGATTTTAAATAA
- a CDS encoding DMT family transporter, with protein MSENTLKWFYLLVLSLIWGSSFILMKKALIGVTPFQLGALRTVMTALILFTVGLKYVKTIDKPAWKWIALTGIFGSFIPAFLFAIAETEIDSAIASILNSLVPLQTILVGFAVFQMTSTKRQILGVILGFIGTALLVVEGADLNPHQNYLYAGYIILATVMYAFNVNMIKSHLQHLKPLTIATGNYVVILIPALIVLVWTGFFKPASFQQPELKMALMYIFILSFFGTALAKVLFNKLIRISTPVFASSVTYVMPIVALTWGVLDGEGFSALQGFASVIILLGVYLANKRA; from the coding sequence ATGAGTGAAAATACGTTAAAATGGTTTTATCTTTTGGTCTTGTCCCTAATCTGGGGAAGTTCTTTCATTTTAATGAAAAAAGCACTTATAGGTGTAACCCCGTTTCAATTAGGCGCTTTACGGACGGTAATGACAGCTTTAATTTTATTTACTGTGGGTTTAAAGTATGTAAAAACCATAGATAAGCCCGCTTGGAAATGGATTGCTTTAACGGGGATTTTTGGCTCGTTTATTCCTGCCTTTCTTTTTGCAATTGCCGAAACTGAAATTGATAGTGCTATTGCCTCTATTTTAAACTCTTTAGTCCCGCTACAAACGATACTTGTAGGTTTTGCAGTCTTTCAAATGACCTCTACAAAACGACAAATTTTAGGCGTTATATTGGGGTTTATAGGTACAGCCTTGTTGGTGGTTGAAGGTGCAGATTTAAATCCGCATCAAAATTATTTGTATGCCGGCTATATTATTTTAGCTACAGTAATGTATGCCTTTAATGTGAATATGATTAAAAGTCATTTACAGCATTTAAAACCCTTAACTATAGCCACCGGAAATTACGTAGTTATTTTAATTCCTGCCCTAATAGTTTTGGTTTGGACAGGTTTTTTTAAACCTGCTAGCTTTCAGCAACCAGAACTTAAAATGGCCTTAATGTATATTTTTATACTATCGTTTTTTGGTACGGCTTTAGCTAAAGTGTTATTTAATAAACTAATTAGAATCTCTACACCGGTATTTGCATCGTCTGTAACTTATGTTATGCCTATAGTGGCTCTAACTTGGGGTGTGTTAGATGGTGAAGGTTTTAGTGCTTTGCAAGGATTTGCTTCTGTTATTATATTGTTAGGCGTGTATTTAGCTAATAAAAGAGCATAA
- a CDS encoding heavy-metal-associated domain-containing protein, with protein sequence MKHLNTFFAVLLVSVLSFSCKNETKPEIKTVETAVPEQITKTETDPNATYAKAEFTIDGMTCEIGCAKTIEKKLSNLDGIKSATVDFDKRLAMVEYDEAKVNPATLEETVTKAGDMYSVKDMKTVEDFNTTSACKGDCKMACCADKANSATKEACNADCEKACCKDKADAAAKTACKEDCEKACCLSSAKA encoded by the coding sequence ATGAAACATTTAAACACATTTTTTGCCGTATTATTAGTTTCTGTTTTATCATTTTCATGTAAAAACGAAACTAAACCAGAAATAAAAACTGTAGAAACTGCAGTTCCTGAACAAATCACTAAAACTGAAACAGATCCGAATGCAACCTATGCTAAGGCTGAATTTACTATAGATGGAATGACTTGCGAAATTGGTTGCGCAAAAACTATTGAAAAGAAACTTTCTAATCTTGATGGTATAAAATCTGCAACTGTAGATTTCGACAAGCGATTAGCTATGGTTGAATACGACGAAGCCAAAGTTAACCCAGCTACTTTAGAAGAAACCGTTACTAAAGCGGGAGACATGTACAGTGTAAAAGACATGAAAACCGTTGAAGATTTCAACACAACTAGCGCTTGTAAAGGCGACTGTAAAATGGCTTGTTGTGCAGACAAAGCAAATTCTGCTACAAAAGAAGCATGCAATGCAGATTGCGAAAAAGCATGTTGCAAAGATAAAGCTGATGCAGCTGCAAAAACAGCTTGTAAAGAAGACTGCGAGAAAGCATGTTGTCTTTCTTCAGCTAAAGCATAA